In the Augochlora pura isolate Apur16 chromosome 7, APUR_v2.2.1, whole genome shotgun sequence genome, GTTCCGTGGCCTGCAGTTCTATTACACGCCGATCCTGGTCTACCTGGGCTCCCTCGGGAACTGTTTGTCGGTGGTCGTGTTCTTCGGCACGAAACTGTGCCAGTACTCGTCCAGCGTTTATCTGGGCGCGTTGGCCATTAGCGATACCGGTTTTCTCGTATCAGTGTTCGTTGTTTGGCTGAACATGCTCGAGGTGGGCCTGTTCAATCGGCCGGGATTCTGCCAGTTTTTCATCTATCTGACCACGCTGTGCAGCTTCATGAGCGTATGGCTGGTCGTCGTGTTCACCATAGAACGGTTCATCGCCGTGCAATACCCCATGTATCGGCAGTCGATGTGCACCGTAGCCAGGGCCAAGGTGACCGTCGCCGTTCTGACCGCGCTCGCGATGATCCTGTGCAGCCCGGTCCTATGGTTCTCCGCGACCAGTGTACAGTACAACGAAAAGGGAAACGTGACCGAGTGCGGCCACTTAGCCGAAGGACTGGAGTCCTGGGCGACCGTCTACAATACGATCGACACGGTGCTGACGTTCGCGATACCGTTCACCGTGATCATCATCCTGAACGTGCTGATCGCCCGAGCTATCTATAggcatattaaaattagaaaatcgcTGACCAACGAGCCGCGCATAGGGATAGGGAGGCAACCACCCTATTCGAGTCTACGGGGCAATCTGGCGCAGACCAAGATCACCAAGATGCTGCTGATCGTATCCACCGTATTCCTCTGCTTCAACCTGCCCGCGTACGTCCTCAGGATTTATGCGTTTCTACATGTACGTGTCGCTGTAGCATTGTTCTACATGTGCCGTGCCACGcgttgcaaattattttctattcgaattCGATTTACGAGGGACGATGGAGATGTACTTTCCCTCTGTTCTCGGCGGGGAATATTCGACGAAAGTGATTCGAgcttgtatttaaaatacgaATTAGCTTTATGGTGACCCGTCGAAGTGGTTGTACACACAGATCAAATTCATTCTGTTCAATTACGCTGATTCGATATCGAAACTTTCGGCCGACAGCGTTCGCTAattaagattaatttttttattctacataATTGTTTCCactttatttctcattttatataagcgttctcattttattttccattctatacaattgttatttcattttttttattctatattactgtttccattttatctcTCATGCTATATAATTGTCtccttattatttttcattttatataattgttaccattttcttttttattccatgcaattatttcaattttatctttcattctatacaattatttccattttatttctcattctatataattgtttccttattatttttcattttatgtaattattgccattttcttttttattccatgcaattatttccattttatctttcagtctaaaatattttccattttacttttcattctgtacaattatttccattttatttcttcttctatatAATTGTTTCCATGTTATTCCTTATACAATTGTTCTCATTTTATTCTCCGTTCTACACAATTGTTACATTCCCTCCCTGTgccattatttcatttttagtagtttattaaataaaaaaagattcgtGGCGCATGAGAGCTGCCATTACGTAAATAGTTAAAAGACGGATTAAAAGgcttatatacaattttcaccTTGTGTAATGATAGACACTTCACTGCTGTGATAAACTATTTTTGCTAGGTTTACTATGAAATATGTGTAAAGTATAAAACTGCAACGTAATGGAACGTGCAAATCTCCACTACTAAACAATGGaagaaaattaacagaaacCGGTTGAGTCTTCGACAGAGTATACGTGATTctgttttattacaatttctgttttacgGAACACTTGAAACACCGTGTCCGACAATCACAACCGGTGCTATTGATGAAGAAACATGAAATCGAATGTGCTTGATGTCAAGGTCGCAATCTAGTGGCAGTAGTTTTTTTGTAAGGAGTGTAGATGAAGTGGAAGAGTGACTTGATTTCTGAAAtgatatgattttatttaccttttaAATAGTACAATGACCTATGAATCAGTCATTCAAGATCATTCAAGGTTGCCTATACTCCAAAGTAATTCACATCAAGGAGCCGATAAACTTCGAGCATCCGCTTATTCACATGCATGCTATTAGTGCAAGCATTCAAGGTGATAATCTCGAACACCAACGTTTGCTCTCTTTGAATCATCGATAACTTTTTATATCTACACCCCCGAttttctatacaatttttatgacaaCTGAAAGGATTACTTGTAAATATCCGATACAATTAAGAAGTCATTTAGCTATGAATAGATTTTATTGTctcataatttttcaagattataagtgaaaaattatcaaatctTTTCGTCTTTTCGAACAACGCATTTTGGTAGTTCGTAACGCTTCCAGATCGGTAGCATACCGCAAACTAATAATAGTACACATAGGTACAGTAAATAGGAAGTACACAACGCGGTTGAGAGTTTGTTTACATTCTGTGATCGCTATAAGCGATTACAAGAGCCACATAGTAACCCAAGGCAGCGGAGCAATCGATTGGTTCCCCGAGGCAAATCGTACTCCGTTGCAAATGACCTTCAGTAACCATGAATGACATTCAATCATAGACCATTGTGCTGTATCCTAGAAACGCAAATGAAAAAAACAGTGACATTCCATCGAATGTCACCGTGTTCCATACACATCTGATCTCCACCTCCATCCGCGAAGGAACTATTCTCATCACATTCTGTGTTTCTTCACACCAAGCAAGTTTCATATGatccatttatttctattgccAACTGCGGCAGAGTTATTCAGGTGGCCCGTTTCAAGTGTCACaatctatataaattagtatgtgaaaagttatatttttacaaactaTTGCATCTGTTCGGCTACATTGTCGCTTTGCGTATATTTACGTGTCTAGATAACGATAAGTAAAGATAACGTTAACACGTATGTTGTTTAGCTAGTACGTAATAGTGGAGTCTAAGGTTCATCAGTGTTTACACGAGTTTTTTAGCAATTGATCGATAGCTTTGAAGATAGAAAGGTTTCTTGCTATAAACATAATTCCTTGTACATCAGGAAAAAAGTTAGTGCAATATGAtcaatctataaattaattaattaattacggaTTTAATCTGTATGTAAACCACGTGTTGtcctttgaaattattgagcATACGAAACATAATAGATGCGAGTCCAAAACTCTACACTACCTCGTAACTGTTTGTTCTGAACAGTGTCTACAccttgaatataaaaatacagtttcaGGAGGCGGTCTACGCAACCCGTTCAGTGGCGCTGGCGCAACAGATTTGCAATTTGCTCTTCAATACCAATTTCGGAATCAATTTTATCCTTTACTGTGCCACCGGTCAGAACTTCCGGCGAGCTCTACGGTGTATGATTCTGAAGAAATTTGGCAAGAGAAATGCAACTATGACGCGGACGTTTAGTCATGTGACACAGAGTGGTACGTGTGACGAATGAATTAACAAAAGACTCATTTGCAGCTTGTGTCGCGTGCAGTACTTAAAAGATCATATTTATCTTCAGCATCGAAGATCGGGCGACCAAACAACACGTCAATACGTCGAAGTACCGCCGTAAATGCAGAACCATGGGAAGAGTTCCACGAACTGAACGTTATTTCGCAGTGAAGCGTGGTACAAGCTTGCGCGGCATGAGCAATTGATACGAGGTGAATACTGATTTAAAAGTCATTTTCCTTCAGTAATTAATTCTACTTCACAGTCTCTTACCGGTCTCTGGTTCTGTAGTCGGAAGAGGGCCCACGTTCCCGAAAAATCGTTGGTCCAATAGCTGGAGAAGCTGAAGAGCCGCATCGTGAACAGGGGCACGAGGGCAACCCGTGCTCATCAGTGTAACGTTGATGATGCTTGTGTAATGATCGCAAGGATATTCTCTGCAaagcgaataaatatatttaaaattgcttgTATCATATTTATGTACGAAAGTGAGCTAAAATCTTTTGTATTctgttgtaattttttaaggtaaactatttataattCGAGGGAATATTCCCAGTTatgagaataaaagaatattgattttaaggtatttaaatattttgtaaaataacgGGAAgatacaatgaaatatttttgacatcACTAACCTTGCACTGAAAATCGTGGCCAGCGCTAAGAAACAACCATCGGCTACTTGAGGGGCTCCAGTGTAGCATCTATCGACGACCCAATCCAGGAGAGCCCCAATATCAGGATTACATTCTAATAGTAAAACCACTGTTTCTCGAGCGAGGGCGTAAatctgataaatattattataaatagttagTATTAGATTTCCTAAAGAGTTTTTCTTCGAatgtgtattatataattactttttcatcCTTGCTATCTAACAGTAAGTCCAAccattgatataatattgctCCCTCCTCGGAAAATAGTTGAGGGTTAAAACAAGGTCCGCAACATAATAGTCCACTCATGGCTTGCAGCGCTGAAAGCTGTAGCTCCGTACAAGATTTCCCTTCTTCTTGTAGCCAAGATGGAGTCGTAATCGAGCGACCGTAAGGGCCAGCCCAACTAGCGAATAACATGAACAAACTCCGTCTCAAATCTCTCTTCAACAATGACTGACATGTCTccactaaaatataaaaagtcaTATCAAACAAAACTGTTCTGGCAGGGATTGTTTGTGAGCATAATTTACTTACATGTGAAActcttaatcatttttctaataaagttACAGAAGTGCAACTTGATGTCACGCACAGCAGGCGCCTCTTTGTCCGCCTCATTCTCCAAATATAAACGTGCACCGTCAATATATTCCACGAATGTTGGATGAAGAGATTGCGTCTCACGGCCTAATACTGCAGGACTGGATAAAGCATACAATAAGGATTATTTTCTGTTGTAAACTTGCAAGTTCAGAGTtaccaaaattaattactaaccAGATACCGAAAGTTCCATACTCAGCAATAAGTTCTAGGACCCTCACTAACTGTAATCTTAACGCATCTCTGCGTCTGCGGCGTCTCATGTTTTCTTGCTTTCGATCAACTGCTTCACGAATGTAAGGAACTAGTTCCTCCATCAGAtctctgaaaaattaaaatcatcatTAATAAAGTACCACTCCGATTGCATTTACTATAATCACTTACTTCAAAGCATCAGCGTTGACCTTGCCAATAGCTTGGACAGCAGCATCTCTGACATCGACCACTTCGCATCTCAGAAGAGGCACTGTTAACTTGTAGAGTGCTGCGGGGCTCGCGTTCGTGCCAGGTGATTTGTTGTCGCCTCTCTCGGCAGAAAGACTATCCGGCGAAGAGCTACGAGGAAACGAATGTTCTGTCATTGATCAGAGTTCGGTACCAAATGAACACAAAATTACAGAGACACAAATCGTGCGCGatcaagaaatttaattttccgttTAAAGCAATCGGGAACGGTCGTAAACGCTAGCCAAGgagtaaaataaagatacatGTACAGATCGTGGTTAGATGGGAGCTTAATCAGAGCTACagtatatacaaataaatgaaaattttgataCGAAAAGTAGTGCAAATTACCAACGACCGTTTAAATCCCGGGTGACTTCGAAGCATGGTCGTTCGCAATGGTTAATTAGGCTCACCTGGTCCGCTTATGCCTGGTGTAGATGCCGGAAATGGACGGAACGGAGAACCGACCCGGCAGGGTCTGCGCCCCGCCGAGATTCTCCAGGCTCTGACTCAACTCCTTACTCATGCACAACACACCAAACTCCACCGTATGCTGACCACTAGAGTATGCAATACAGTGTACCACCAATGCTCCTTGTATCAGACATTATTTACTGCTCAGAAACTACTACTCTAAGTTCCGGATGTACGTGTGCGAGACAGTGACCAAGTAGCATGCGGAGTAGAATGTTACAGAAAATGAAGCGAAATATGTGCATTGAAAAAAGTGTGCGACAGTCGAATCCCGCTCCCGATAGTGCAAAGCGCGCATTGGTACGAATTGGTGCTCCCCATCTTGTCATACGACACCTGGTATTGCAACTACAACATCGGATTCCCGGACACCATGTGAAGGGACGACGAGGGggaaagatagagagacagagtatTAAATGAGATTAGACATTCTTGTATCAGACATTAGAAGTACAAATGCGAACGTGCGTGTCACAGCAAGAAATGCATGTCATGAGAAAAACGTATTTCACATTGCCACAAATTGGTATATTGACGTTTTTCATAAAGATTCTTCAAGGACGAACGAACATTGGAACCGATATGACATTTCCGTCGTACCATGGACATAAGCAGACACGGACCTTACACCAATTAATACCAAATGATAGTAATTCCACCTGTTAATCCATCTCTTATGAGTACATGTAAAGCTCTAATGATAAAACTGTAAACTTCATAATTAAAGATTTAAGACTATCTTTAATTTGTCcaagtagaattattttaatcttagaGCTACAGAGCTAATACACCACTGAACAATATACTTATCCCTTACGGTTTGACTAAATGATTTCAAAGTCTtcggaaaaaataaataataatgaaatgacCTGGTGCTAAATGTCCCTGCAACAGTGTCCGTGTGTCAACCTACCTGAGACTGAGATCTGGACTAGCACACCGTACAACCGGGCTTGGTACAGGCGGGACAACCCTGTATCCAAaggtcaaataatttttccagacATGCATGTACATGTCTCGCTCATTGACTGGCTTTCGTACTGCCGTTGAACTTCGCAAGAGGGATGCTCTATTGTCGTTCACGggtctaaaaataataagaatgatTTTAGTTTCCTGGCGGGTTGAATGGTTTTCTACTCTTATAAGTTAGTCTTACGTAGGATCAATTACTGAGAAGAgggaatttattcgagtaaacaCAATAGGCCACGAGTGTGCGACGGCAGAAGGACACAGTGTCAGCACTCTATCCTTTTCCAAAAAGGCGAATAGACAACTTCCCCATGGATCCGCGCCATTCAAATTCAACGAGGAAGAACTCTTCGTACTGGTATCATCGTGAAGTCCTGTAACACTTCTCCATTAATAAACttcaaatgttttttaaatatacggGAACGTGTGTGAATTACCCGCTGTCCACACACAACTGCTTCTCTCAGCTATCCATTGAAGATCCACGTTAGACGTTGAAGCAGCTGCTGTCTTTTCCGCAGGTGGTAACATATGATAACATTTTTCCAAAACCACTGGACAACATGCATCTATTACATCGATTACAGCTTGATCATCTTCCAAACCTCCTAAAATCCGCAAAGaatctttatttctattcttaCCTTTTGTGatctatacaaatatataacgaatagtaattaataaactcaCCTAAAGTGTTTAACAAATACTTGACTTCGCGCAATATGTGAACTGCTATTCTACGAGGATAAAGTCGACAATTGCATAGCATAACTAATGCGAAACCTTCTACCAATTGAAACACGCTTGAAACAGGTTCTATCTTTTGACCTGATTCGCTTTTCTTAATGATGCCATCGGTACGTGCAATTGTTCTCGTACTTTCAGCCGCTTGTTCCTTAGATCTTATACTTGGACTTGTCAGTGCGTTCTTCCAACTCGTAAGAAGCTGCAAAAGCATTCTTAAGCCGTTATCTACAAGTTGTGGGAAAGTATCCTGAACGTCTCTTGCGAGGAATTGAGTGAATCCAAGTACAACATCTTGTCTCCAGTCAGGAAAATCTAAGACCAATGTCTGCAAACTCTGATATGCAAGCCCGCGAAGCTCTTCGTCCATATGAACTGTTAAACGAGATAATAAATCAACTAGTTCAGCACCAGTCATTCCATCAGGTATCAACCGTGGAACTGCTGCAACACATGTCCGGAAAAGGTCTATTCTAGGCTTTCGTTCTCCGGTAATCATTTCGTCCGGTTCCTTATTCATGTTTTGTGTACTTGTCATCATAAGAGGTCTGCCATAATGAACATCTAAAGCACGTAATATATCAACGAACACTCGACGAACATGTGGAAAGTATGAAGACATTCCTATACTTCTCGCAGTATCTTCTGTCAACATctgttgtttataaaataaaaattttagataaatgagtttaataataactataattaagAATGCTCGTTATACTTACTTTATTGAGGAATGTCTTTTTAACGCGTATAGTATTGCCACTTGGTAATACACCCATTGTACGGGGCATAGGAGGTTCTCCCTCTTTTTGTTGTAAACTGTCAGCAACGACCAAAAATGCACGAAGTCCAATACTCATTCGTTCAggagtt is a window encoding:
- the LOC144473833 gene encoding C-C chemokine receptor type 1-like isoform X2 translates to MNENIKHFRTSRVIGKHSAAGGRSAGSCSRGHRTKMVQAQRDAAGIELIETVFRGLQFYYTPILVYLGSLGNCLSVVVFFGTKLCQYSSSVYLGALAISDTGFLVSVFVVWLNMLEVGLFNRPGFCQFFIYLTTLCSFMSVWLVVVFTIERFIAVQYPMYRQSMCTVARAKVTVAVLTALAMILCSPVLWFSATSVQYNEKGNVTECGHLAEGLESWATVYNTIDTVLTFAIPFTVIIILNVLIARAIYRHIKIRKSLTNEPRIGIGRQPPYSSLRGNLAQTKITKMLLIVSTVFLCFNLPAYVLRIYAFLHEAVYATRSVALAQQICNLLFNTNFGINFILYCATGQNFRRALRCMILKKFGKRNATMTRTFSHVTQSASKIGRPNNTSIRRSTAVNAEPWEEFHELNVISQ
- the LOC144473833 gene encoding C-C chemokine receptor type 1-like isoform X1; this encodes MNENIKHFRTSRVIGKHSAAGGRSAGSCSRGHRTKMVQAQRDAAGIELIETVFRGLQFYYTPILVYLGSLGNCLSVVVFFGTKLCQYSSSVYLGALAISDTGFLVSVFVVWLNMLEVGLFNRPGFCQFFIYLTTLCSFMSVWLVVVFTIERFIAVQYPMYRQSMCTVARAKVTVAVLTALAMILCSPVLWFSATSVQYNEKGNVTECGHLAEGLESWATVYNTIDTVLTFAIPFTVIIILNVLIARAIYRHIKIRKSLTNEPRIGIGRQPPYSSLRGNLAQTKITKMLLIVSTVFLCFNLPAYVLRIYAFLHFQEAVYATRSVALAQQICNLLFNTNFGINFILYCATGQNFRRALRCMILKKFGKRNATMTRTFSHVTQSASKIGRPNNTSIRRSTAVNAEPWEEFHELNVISQ